A single Streptomyces sannanensis DNA region contains:
- a CDS encoding class I SAM-dependent methyltransferase has product MTQTTRALSFDQVAAQYAAARPGYPPALFGAVEDIAGSPLKGADVVDVGAGTGIATALLRDRGAHVIAVEPGPGMAARLRSALPDVPLVLGTGDALPLADSSVDFITYAQAWHWTDPKRSVPEAIRVLRPGGTLALWWNVSDPDVAWAAEQDARLARSFNGVGGNRHPYSVTRKAPEILRDLDPALEPVYRCLRWSRRVPLDSHIANLGSHSVFRMVGPNVAAAFLAHERTRLLRIFPDGIVEEAYAVDLTVVRKPGRP; this is encoded by the coding sequence ATGACGCAGACGACTCGCGCGCTCTCCTTCGACCAGGTCGCCGCCCAGTACGCCGCCGCCCGCCCCGGTTATCCGCCCGCGCTCTTCGGTGCCGTCGAGGACATCGCCGGCAGCCCCCTCAAGGGCGCCGACGTGGTCGACGTCGGCGCCGGTACCGGCATAGCCACCGCCCTTCTGCGTGACCGAGGCGCCCACGTCATCGCCGTCGAGCCGGGCCCGGGCATGGCCGCCCGGCTGCGCAGCGCCCTCCCCGACGTACCTCTCGTGCTCGGGACCGGTGATGCCCTGCCACTTGCCGATTCCTCCGTCGATTTCATCACCTACGCCCAGGCCTGGCACTGGACCGACCCGAAGCGTTCCGTTCCCGAGGCCATCCGGGTCCTGCGGCCGGGCGGGACCCTCGCCCTGTGGTGGAACGTGTCGGACCCGGACGTCGCCTGGGCGGCCGAGCAGGATGCGCGGCTCGCCCGCAGCTTCAACGGCGTCGGGGGGAACCGGCACCCCTACAGCGTTACCCGGAAGGCGCCGGAGATCCTCCGTGACCTGGACCCGGCCCTCGAACCGGTCTATCGCTGCCTGCGCTGGAGCCGGCGTGTCCCGCTCGACTCGCACATCGCCAATCTCGGCAGTCACTCCGTCTTCAGGATGGTCGGCCCGAACGTGGCCGCCGCATTCCTGGCCCACGAACGCACCCGCCTCCTGCGCATCTTCCCCGACGGGATTGTCGAGGAGGCCTACGCCGTGGACCTCACGGTGGTGCGAAAGCCGGGCCGCCCGTAA
- a CDS encoding protein kinase domain-containing protein — protein sequence MPPLRSDGFSPKAEHPEYAGQYRLGARLGTGGMGVVHLATSVSGMRLAIKVVHAEHARDPEFRARFRQEVSAARKVSGAFTAPVVDADPDAERPWMATRFIPGPTLAEQVKQNGPMDAVQVRRLGAGLAEALRDIHRAGVVHRDLKPSNVLLAADGPKVIDFGISRPADSDLRTETGKLIGTPPFMAPEQFQRPREVGPAADVFAMGAVMVHAATGSGPFDSDSPYLVAYQVVHDEPELTGVPEDLEPLIRRCLAKDPAERPSPDDLMVSLRSAAYGTEAFIRTQQFPSPLKNPTDASASPAPTETTLPKRSGRHRWAVAAAVALTLAASGLAFLAVPSNNNIQDAKPRPPVAAQVAFHPWSVPLTSMEKSPTPYCSSAYNALYCTVGEIKAVRLNLDSGEAAWSERSTATDRDMPPVPAGGLLLIPPQPGSDQIEALDPSSGGLRWSAKADAFSTLHPAGDSVLVARPDGVVTSLDSTTGTRRWARQLGSSGTELLSADDGPFYLTTVAKDSATTSVKAISPDNGNVLWTRRVPGILTPVGTADGALFLLSLDSVTDADAVVRLDIATRSIRRIRLDAPISQAQGAVDGDTVYVFGAGGSLLAVDTEAGTQPWRLETSAARASQPVVANGHVYLTAADGRLLAVDAAKGRLLGQTKPRMADGKYTFIPALPAPVAVGGKVFASAPDGSVFAVDAADPARW from the coding sequence ATGCCGCCGCTGCGCAGCGACGGGTTCAGCCCGAAGGCGGAACATCCGGAATACGCAGGGCAGTACCGTCTCGGAGCTCGCCTTGGCACGGGTGGCATGGGGGTCGTCCATCTGGCCACCTCCGTCTCCGGCATGCGTCTCGCCATCAAGGTCGTCCATGCGGAGCACGCCAGGGATCCTGAGTTCCGAGCACGGTTCCGGCAGGAGGTGTCGGCCGCTCGCAAGGTCAGCGGCGCCTTCACCGCGCCGGTCGTGGACGCCGACCCGGACGCGGAACGGCCTTGGATGGCCACGCGGTTCATCCCCGGCCCCACCTTGGCCGAGCAGGTGAAGCAGAACGGCCCCATGGATGCTGTGCAGGTTCGCAGGCTCGGCGCGGGCCTCGCCGAGGCGCTGCGCGACATCCACCGCGCCGGTGTTGTGCACCGCGACCTCAAGCCCAGCAATGTGCTGCTCGCCGCCGACGGTCCCAAGGTCATCGACTTTGGAATCTCCCGGCCCGCGGACAGCGATCTTCGTACGGAGACGGGCAAGCTGATCGGCACACCGCCCTTCATGGCTCCCGAGCAGTTCCAGCGGCCCCGTGAAGTGGGGCCGGCTGCCGATGTATTCGCCATGGGTGCCGTGATGGTGCATGCGGCGACCGGGAGCGGCCCCTTCGATTCGGACAGTCCCTATCTGGTCGCCTATCAGGTCGTACACGACGAGCCGGAACTGACAGGCGTGCCCGAGGATCTCGAACCGCTGATCCGCCGCTGCCTCGCCAAGGACCCGGCAGAACGGCCCTCCCCTGATGACCTGATGGTCTCCTTGCGTTCCGCCGCCTATGGGACCGAGGCATTCATACGAACGCAGCAGTTCCCGAGTCCACTCAAGAACCCCACGGACGCTTCGGCGTCTCCCGCGCCAACTGAAACCACGCTTCCGAAGCGCAGCGGGCGCCACCGCTGGGCTGTGGCGGCCGCCGTGGCGCTGACGCTGGCAGCGAGTGGACTGGCCTTCTTGGCTGTGCCCTCGAACAACAACATCCAGGACGCCAAGCCTCGGCCGCCTGTGGCTGCTCAGGTGGCGTTCCACCCCTGGTCCGTGCCCCTGACCAGCATGGAAAAGAGTCCTACCCCCTACTGTTCCTCCGCGTACAACGCCCTCTACTGCACAGTGGGCGAAATCAAGGCCGTGCGACTGAACCTGGACAGCGGTGAGGCAGCCTGGTCGGAACGGTCCACTGCGACTGACCGAGACATGCCCCCCGTGCCGGCAGGCGGACTACTGCTGATCCCGCCTCAGCCGGGAAGTGACCAGATCGAGGCCCTCGACCCCAGCTCAGGCGGCTTGCGCTGGAGCGCAAAGGCAGACGCGTTCTCCACGCTCCACCCCGCTGGGGACTCAGTCCTGGTGGCGAGGCCGGACGGCGTCGTCACATCACTCGACAGCACCACGGGAACGCGCCGTTGGGCGCGGCAGCTCGGCAGCAGCGGCACCGAGCTGCTATCCGCCGACGATGGACCGTTCTATCTGACCACCGTCGCGAAAGACAGCGCGACCACTTCGGTCAAGGCCATCAGTCCGGACAACGGCAACGTGCTGTGGACACGACGCGTGCCGGGCATTCTCACGCCAGTCGGCACCGCCGATGGCGCCCTGTTCCTGCTGTCCCTGGACAGCGTGACCGACGCTGACGCAGTCGTCCGGCTCGACATCGCGACGCGGTCGATCCGCCGTATCCGCCTCGATGCCCCCATATCCCAGGCGCAGGGCGCAGTTGACGGCGACACTGTCTATGTCTTCGGGGCCGGCGGATCTCTTCTGGCCGTCGATACCGAGGCGGGGACGCAACCATGGCGGCTGGAGACGTCCGCAGCGAGGGCATCGCAACCCGTCGTCGCCAACGGGCACGTCTACCTCACCGCCGCCGACGGCAGGCTCCTGGCCGTCGACGCGGCCAAGGGCCGCCTCCTCGGGCAGACCAAGCCCCGGATGGCTGACGGGAAGTACACCTTCATACCGGCCCTCCCCGCGCCCGTCGCCGTCGGGGGGAAGGTGTTCGCCTCCGCCCCCGACGGGTCCGTCTTCGCCGTGGACGCCGCGGATCCCGCGCGCTGGTGA
- a CDS encoding ABC transporter ATP-binding protein, whose amino-acid sequence MMNYAPESTATDGAAIRARGLTVVRGTRTVLRGLDFDVPRGRITGLLGPSGCGKTTLMRSVVGTQAKVSGTLEVLGHPAGEASLRPRIGYVTQAPSVYDDLTVRQNLDYFAAVLDPGRASASRRREAVTQAIADVDLATHTGALAGNLSGGQRSRVSLAVALLGTPELLVLDEPTVGLDPVLRRDLWALFHTIAEQRRTTLLVSSHVMDEAERCHSLLLMREGEILAEDTPDALRARTGCATVEEAFLQLVDEAAGRPAVQQHQAPEELAR is encoded by the coding sequence ATGATGAATTACGCTCCCGAGTCAACGGCGACAGACGGGGCCGCCATCAGGGCCCGCGGCCTCACCGTCGTGCGCGGCACGCGCACCGTCCTGCGCGGACTCGACTTCGACGTGCCGCGCGGCCGGATCACCGGCCTGCTCGGCCCCTCCGGGTGCGGCAAAACGACCCTCATGCGATCCGTCGTCGGCACCCAGGCCAAGGTCAGCGGCACCCTGGAGGTCCTCGGCCACCCCGCGGGCGAAGCGTCCCTCCGCCCCCGCATCGGATACGTCACCCAGGCCCCCTCGGTCTACGACGATCTGACGGTCCGCCAGAACCTCGACTACTTCGCCGCCGTCCTCGACCCCGGCCGCGCCTCCGCCTCCCGCCGTCGCGAAGCCGTCACCCAGGCCATCGCCGACGTCGACCTCGCCACCCACACCGGCGCCCTCGCCGGAAACCTCTCCGGCGGCCAGCGCAGCCGCGTCTCCCTCGCCGTCGCCCTGCTCGGCACGCCGGAACTCCTCGTCCTCGACGAGCCGACCGTGGGCCTGGATCCCGTGCTCCGCCGCGATCTGTGGGCCCTCTTCCACACCATCGCCGAGCAGCGGCGCACGACCCTCCTGGTCTCCTCCCACGTCATGGACGAGGCCGAGCGCTGCCACAGCCTGCTCCTCATGCGCGAGGGCGAGATCCTCGCGGAGGACACCCCGGACGCCCTTCGCGCCCGCACCGGCTGCGCCACCGTCGAAGAGGCCTTCCTCCAACTGGTCGACGAGGCCGCCGGACGACCTGCCGTACAGCAGCACCAAGCCCCCGAGGAGCTCGCGCGATGA